The following proteins are encoded in a genomic region of Chlamydiales bacterium STE3:
- a CDS encoding hypothetical protein (Product derived from UniProtKB/Trembl:K9QWL0; Protein encoded in hypervariable junctions of pilus gene clusters), translated as MMKHKSYSSHIEYDDEAKIFHDEVLGIKDVITFQGTTVDEIEQAFDDSVDDYLAVCVKKGKEPDRPFSGKFNLRISPDLYAKLSMMAQLQGESLNNYIMRMLQRLIA; from the coding sequence ATGATGAAGCACAAAAGTTATAGTAGCCACATTGAATATGATGATGAAGCCAAGATTTTTCATGACGAGGTGCTTGGTATCAAGGATGTCATCACTTTCCAAGGCACGACTGTCGATGAAATTGAGCAAGCTTTTGATGACTCAGTTGATGATTATCTGGCTGTTTGTGTGAAGAAAGGAAAAGAGCCTGATAGACCCTTCTCCGGAAAGTTCAATCTACGTATATCACCTGATTTATATGCCAAGTTGTCTATGATGGCACAACTTCAAGGAGAAAGCCTTAATAATTATATTATGAGAATGTTGCAAAGGTTGATTGCTTAA